One segment of Pseudomonas pohangensis DNA contains the following:
- the pstA gene encoding phosphate ABC transporter permease PstA gives MNELTSGITAVPSLQRRFEGRALRSIVLTSLLWLGALLASVPLFSVLYMLITRGGARLSMELFTELPPTGFETGGGFGNALAGTFVMVGIAAAIAVPVGILAAIFLAELGPDSKLANSARFAAKMLTGLPSILAGVFAYAMVVLTTGTYSAPAGGVALAVLMLPIVVLTAEESMKMVPKIMKDAAYGMGCTRSQVIWKIILPTGLPAILTGVMLAVARAAGETAPLLFTALFSNYWIYHEGSLEVMNPTASLAVLIYNFSGMPFDNQLELAWAASLVLVMIVLVVNVVSRIFGKPKY, from the coding sequence ATGAACGAGCTGACCTCCGGGATTACCGCTGTACCCAGCCTGCAACGCCGCTTCGAAGGCCGCGCCCTGCGCAGTATCGTGCTGACCAGTCTGCTCTGGCTGGGTGCCTTGCTGGCCAGCGTGCCACTGTTTTCGGTGCTCTACATGTTGATCACCCGCGGCGGTGCGCGGCTGAGCATGGAACTGTTCACCGAGCTGCCGCCGACCGGTTTCGAGACCGGTGGTGGTTTCGGCAATGCGCTGGCCGGTACCTTCGTCATGGTCGGTATTGCCGCCGCGATCGCGGTACCGGTCGGCATTCTGGCGGCGATTTTTCTGGCAGAACTGGGGCCGGACAGCAAGCTGGCCAACAGCGCACGCTTTGCCGCCAAGATGCTCACCGGACTGCCTTCGATCCTTGCCGGCGTGTTCGCGTACGCCATGGTCGTCCTGACCACCGGCACCTACTCGGCACCGGCGGGCGGCGTGGCGCTGGCCGTGCTGATGCTGCCGATCGTCGTGCTGACTGCCGAAGAGTCGATGAAAATGGTGCCCAAGATCATGAAGGATGCCGCTTACGGCATGGGCTGCACCCGTTCACAGGTGATCTGGAAGATCATCCTGCCGACCGGTCTGCCGGCGATTCTCACCGGCGTCATGCTGGCCGTCGCCCGCGCTGCGGGTGAAACCGCGCCGCTGCTGTTTACCGCACTGTTCAGCAACTACTGGATCTATCACGAGGGCAGCCTGGAAGTGATGAACCCGACGGCATCGCTGGCCGTACTGATTTACAACTTCTCCGGCATGCCCTTCGACAACCAGCTCGAACTTGCCTGGGCCGCCTCGCTGGTGCTGGTAATGATTGTGCTTGTCGTGAATGTCGTCAGCCGCATTTTCGGCAAACCAAAGTATTGA